The proteins below come from a single Streptomyces tubercidicus genomic window:
- a CDS encoding long-chain fatty acid--CoA ligase, with translation MLSTMQDVPLTVSRILAHGSTVHGESQVITWTGGDPHRRSFAEIGRRAAQLAHALRDELSVAGEERVGTLMWNNAEHMEAYLAIPSMGAVLHTLNLRLPAEQLVWIINHAEDRVVLVNGTLLPLLAPLLPQLPNLRHIVVAGPGDRSVLDGAQARVHDYEELIAGRPESYAWPEIDEREAAALCYTSGTTGDPKGVLYSHRSLYLHSMQVNTAEAFALSSRDITLPVVPMFHVNAWGLPHAAFMAGASLLMPDRFLQPAPLAEMIETVRPTIGAAVPTIWQGLLAELDAKQRDVACLHTVVIGGSACPPALMRGFEERHGIRVVHAWGMTETSPLGSVSHPPAGVSGDEEWGYRATQGRFPASVEARLIGPSGERLPHDGRAAGELEVRGPWIAGAYYGGAQGEPLCPEDKFSPDGWLRTGDVGTITPNGYLTLTDRAKDVIKSGGEWISSVELENHLMAHPHVAEAAVVAVPDDKWGERPLATVVLHQGATIGYEELKAFLGERIARWQLPERWAVIPAVPKTSVGKFDKKVLRKQYAEGELDVTLLA, from the coding sequence CCTGGACCGGGGGAGATCCGCACCGGCGCAGCTTCGCCGAGATCGGGCGCCGGGCCGCGCAGCTCGCCCATGCGCTGCGCGATGAGCTGTCCGTGGCCGGTGAGGAACGGGTCGGGACGCTCATGTGGAACAACGCGGAGCACATGGAGGCGTATCTGGCGATCCCCTCCATGGGGGCGGTGCTGCACACCCTCAATCTGCGGCTGCCCGCCGAGCAACTGGTGTGGATCATCAACCACGCCGAGGACCGCGTCGTACTCGTCAACGGCACCCTGCTCCCGCTGCTCGCCCCGCTGCTCCCGCAGCTGCCGAACCTCCGTCACATCGTCGTCGCGGGCCCCGGCGACCGGTCGGTCCTCGATGGCGCGCAGGCCCGGGTGCACGACTACGAGGAGCTGATCGCCGGACGCCCGGAGAGCTACGCCTGGCCGGAGATCGACGAGCGGGAGGCCGCGGCGCTCTGCTACACCTCCGGGACCACCGGCGACCCCAAGGGCGTGCTCTACAGCCACCGTTCGCTCTATCTGCACTCGATGCAGGTCAACACCGCCGAGGCGTTCGCGCTCAGCTCCCGCGACATCACCCTGCCGGTCGTGCCGATGTTCCACGTCAACGCCTGGGGTCTGCCGCACGCCGCGTTCATGGCCGGCGCCTCGCTGCTGATGCCGGACCGCTTCCTGCAGCCCGCGCCGCTCGCCGAGATGATCGAGACCGTCCGGCCCACCATCGGCGCCGCCGTCCCCACCATCTGGCAGGGCCTGCTCGCCGAACTCGACGCCAAACAGCGGGATGTGGCGTGTCTCCACACGGTCGTCATCGGCGGCTCCGCCTGCCCGCCTGCCCTGATGCGCGGCTTCGAGGAGCGGCACGGCATCCGCGTCGTGCACGCCTGGGGCATGACCGAGACCTCCCCGCTCGGCAGCGTCTCCCACCCGCCGGCCGGCGTCAGCGGAGACGAGGAGTGGGGCTACCGGGCCACCCAGGGCCGCTTCCCCGCCTCCGTCGAGGCGCGGCTGATCGGTCCCAGCGGTGAGCGGCTGCCCCACGACGGCCGCGCCGCGGGCGAGCTGGAGGTCCGCGGGCCGTGGATCGCGGGCGCCTACTACGGCGGCGCGCAGGGCGAACCGCTGTGCCCCGAGGACAAGTTCAGCCCCGACGGCTGGCTGCGCACCGGCGATGTCGGCACCATCACCCCGAACGGCTATCTCACGCTGACCGACCGCGCCAAGGACGTCATCAAGTCCGGTGGCGAATGGATCTCCTCGGTCGAGCTGGAGAACCATCTGATGGCGCACCCGCACGTCGCCGAGGCCGCGGTGGTCGCCGTCCCGGACGACAAGTGGGGCGAGCGGCCGCTGGCGACGGTGGTGCTCCACCAGGGCGCGACCATCGGCTACGAGGAGCTGAAGGCGTTCCTCGGCGAGCGGATCGCGCGCTGGCAGCTGCCGGAGCGGTGGGCGGTGATTCCGGCGGTGCCCAAGACGAGCGTGGGCAAGTTCGACAAGAAGGTGCTGCGGAAGCAGTACGCGGAGGGGGAGTTGGATGTGACGTTGCTGGCGTAG